A single genomic interval of Primulina huaijiensis isolate GDHJ02 chromosome 7, ASM1229523v2, whole genome shotgun sequence harbors:
- the LOC140980524 gene encoding uncharacterized protein: MDCGEKEGKYDSYVVVHNISKRHNVGTLARSATAFGVAEMILVGRRDFNAFGSHGSTPHVRFRHFQSLTLARAFLKERDCDICGVEITENAVAVNEHPFRKSTAFLLGNEGTGLSDKECEICDFFIYIPQYGGGTASLNVTVAASIVLHHFAVWAGFSERTREGSKFLVADKPFKQTKKNFCGETAESVAEERKLRKENYSNGFFDQSVKDEAPSNLLDALFAS, translated from the exons ATGGATTGCGGGGAGAAGGAGGGAAAGTACGATAGCTACGTTGTGGTTCACAATATTTCGAAAAGGCACAACGTAGGGACGCTAGCTCGCAGCGCCACTGCGTTTGGCGTGGCGGAGATGATATTGGTTGGGCGGAGGGATTTCAACGCGTTTGGAAGCCATGGGTCCACGCCACACGTCCGCTTCCGCCACTTCCAATCTCTGACTCTGGCCCGCGCGTTTCTCAAG GAAAGGGATTGTGATATATGTGGTGTGGAGATAACAGAAAATGCTGTAGCTGTGAATGAACATCCTTTCAGAAAGAGCACTGCTTTTCTACTTGGCAACGAG GGAACAGGGCTTTCTGATAAGGAATGTGAGATATGTgacttttttatttatattcccCAATATGGAGGTGGCACTGCTTCATTGAATGTTACTGTTGCAGCTTCTATTGTTTTGCATCATTTCGCAG TTTGGGCAGGATTCTCTGAGCGAACACGTGAAGGCAGCAAGTTTCTTGTTGCTGATAAACCTTTTAAGCAAACAAAGAAAAATTTCTGCGGTGAAACAGCAGAATCTGTTGCTGAGGAGCGAAAACTAAGGAAAGAAAATTATTCGAATGGCTTTTTTGACCAGAGTGTAAAAGATGAAGCACCTTCCAATCTTTTGGatgcattgtttgcttcatag
- the LOC140980522 gene encoding phosphomethylpyrimidine synthase, chloroplastic: MASMQTSLASVVCNNRNHSTSLKFLNSSFFRGIDVNGRVTSLHRKDIDSSSFAGPKATLTFDPPPATNKEKIKQRKHTEDPSAPNFLPLPSFEECFPKSSKEHVEVVHEQSGHLLRIPFRRIHLSGENPPFDTYDTSGPQNINPHLGLPKLRKEWIDRREKLGGPRFTQMYYAKQGIITEEMAFCAAREKLNPEYVRSEVARGRAIIPSNKKHLELEPMIVGRNFLVKVNANIGNSAVVSSIEEEVHKLQWATMWGADTIMDLSTGRHIHETREWILRNSAVPVGTVPIYQALEKVNGIAENLSWEIFRDTLIEQAEQGVDYFTIHAGVLLRYIPLTAKRMTGIVSRGGSIHAKWCLTYHKENFAYEHWDEILDICNQYDISLSIGDGLRPGSIYDANDTAQFAELLTQGELTRRAWEKDVQVMNEGPGHIPMHKIPENMQKQLEWCNEAPFYTLGPLTTDIAPGYDHITSAIGAANIGALGTALLCYVTPKEHLGLPNRDDVKVGVIAYKIAAHAADLAKGHPHAQAWDDTLSKARFEFRWMDQFALSLDPMTAMSFHDETLPSDGAKVAHFCSMCGPKFCSMKITEDVRKFAEEHGYGTAEEAIQQGMEAMSAEFLAAKKTISGEQHGETGGEIYLPEDYMKSKTT, translated from the exons ATGGCATCGATGCAAACTAGTCTGGCATCAGTGGTGTGCAACAACAGAAATCATTCGACTTCCCTGAAATTTCTGAACAGCTCCTTCTTCCGTGGGATTGATGTGAATGGACGGGTGACTAGCTTACACAGAAAGGATATCGATTCCTCTTCCTTTGCAGGCCCCAAAGCTACATTAACCTTTGATCCTCCTCCTGCAACCAATAAAGAAAAGATTAAGCAACGGAAGCACACGGAAGATCCTAGTGCTCCTAACTTTCTTCCGCTTCCATCCTTTGAAGAATGCTTCCCTAAAAGCTCGAAAGAACATGT GGAAGTCGTACATGAACAATCTGGTCATTTGCTTAGAATTCCATTCCGACGCATCCATCTATCAGGTGAAAACCCACCTTTTGACACCTATGACACCAGTGGTCCGCAGAACATCAACCCACATCTTG GACTCCCAAAATTGAGGAAGGAGTGGATTGACAGAAGAGAGAAATTGGGTGGACCAAGGTTTACTCAGATGTACTACGCCAAGCAAGGTATCATTACTGAGGAGATGGCATTCTGTGCCGCTCGTGAAAAGCTCAACCCAGAATATGTGAGATCAGAGGTTGCTCGTGGCCGTGCAATCATTCCCTCAAACAAGAAGCACTTAGAGTTGGAGCCGATGATAGTTGGACGCAATTTCTTGGTGAAAGTAAATGCTAATATTGGAAACTCTGCTGTTGTAAGTTCCATTGAGGAAGAGGTTCACAAGCTTCAATGGGCAACAATGTGGGGTGCTGATACCATTATGGATCTTTCAACTGGACGTCACATCCATGAAACTCGTGAATGGATCTTACGCAACTCTGCTGTACCGGTGGGAACTGTTCCCATCTATCAAGCTCTCGAAAAGGTTAACGGGATCGCTGAGAATCTTAGCTGGGAAATTTTCAGGGACACGCTAATTGAACAAGCCGAACAAGGTGTTGATTACTTTACGATTCATGCTGGAGTTTTACTCCGGTACATCCCACTAACAGCTAAGAGGATGACTGGAATTGTTTCTCGCGGAGGGTCCATTCATGCAAAATGGTGCCTAACTTATCACAAAGAGAACTTTGCATATGAGCATTGGGATGAGATTCTAGACATTTGTAATCAGTATGATATATCATTGTCAATCGGTGATGGATTGAGGCCTGGATCAATTTATGATGCTAATGATACTGCTCAGTTTGCAGAACTCTTAACTCAGGGCGAACTGACCCGAAGAGCTTGGGAAAAGGATGTGCAG GTCATGAATGAAGGCCCTGGACATATTCCAATGCATAAGATTCCCGAGAATATGCAAAAGCAGCTGGAATGGTGTAATGAAGCACCATTCTACACTCTTGGACCTTTGACCACTGATATTGCTCCTGGATATGATCATATAACGTCAGCCATTGGTGCAGCCAATATTGGGGCTCTTGGCACAGCACTTCTCTGTTATGTAACTCCTAAAGAGCATCTTGGTTTACCTAATCGAGATGATGTGAAGGTCGGGGTtatagcatataaaatagccgCTCATGCAGCTGATTTAGCAAAAGGTCACCCCCATGCTCAAGCTTGGGATGACACACTTAGCAAGGCAAGGTTTGAGTTCCGGTGGATGGATCAATTTGCTTTGTCACTGGACCCAATGACTGCCATGTCATTTCATGATGAAACCCTCCCATCTGATGGCGCTAAAGTGGCCCATTTCTGCTCCATGTGTGGACCTAAGTTTTGTTCTATGAAAATAACTGAGGATGTAAGGAAGTTTGCTGAGGAGCATGGTTACGGGACAGCAGAGGAAGCAATTCAGCAAGGCATGGAAGCTATGAGTGCAGAATTCTTAGCTGCAAAAAAAACTATCAGTGGGGAACAACATGGTGAAACTGGAGGAGAAATCTACTTGCCGGAAGATTACATGAAGTCTAAAACTACCTAA